Proteins from a genomic interval of Colletotrichum higginsianum IMI 349063 chromosome 6, whole genome shotgun sequence:
- a CDS encoding Fatty acid synthase subunit alpha reductase — MANLSSYAAGILPVATARLPVVVLGLGPVSIVVIFLIRQLVFHPLAAYPGPFLAKCTDLYAAWHAWRGTLHLDMYRCHKKYGPVVRYAPGRLLINSNTAAKAISSHGANVIKSKAYGALVHGAPNTLTLRNKKEHARRRKILSMALSDAQMRLYEAKMLEHIEALCSNLDDNASATTNDSSDENAAPSSRALDMAVVCEHLTFDVICDIAFGLSPNTLKNDKYRFVPACITESNVRIGALVQASILSIAKLDKYLFPQSIKARNRFLGFLVWLIKTRKGLSPSPGAKRSDVFSYVETAKNPDDGSMLSRDEVQAESATLIVAGSDTTSTTVAATLFYLTGNPRAYDRLRKEVRTAFRSASEIRAGDQVNSCVFLRACINEALRMSPPVGGALWREVLPGGLTLEVGSRGGSQPSQTVFVPPGVDVGTGIYSLHRHEDYFDSPSEYRPERWLVAGENGGGDQADGAATAEAVELAWSAFFPFSSGQRSCVGKGLAYVEATLTLAHILYRFDFCRDESMPVGGEYILKDHVTSAKSGPWLRFTRAGRDKEPQPGGAEDSRAVESEIRLGHGNNDEATAAAVAAAANASSTLDDVPPPLNSPMDASSPLEQPRAHSPVLSYSSRFSCSASTCSEASRPESALSAPELDSPKGESTSLDDAQGIAVAQEMHPDTRRDLSHILLIELLAIETQEWIAEAVQAERIIEIGPGNTLTNMMKKTLQASADREDARGIRRRILSLDSDQDDIYYRFDPASEQPEHSDDNDPGLAGIKTESSQQTAGPVETPSRGSCGASSLVNTAQEPAATTTTAIDAAPGAMIPDEAIAASSVLVSIVGAKLKKHPSDIDKSSTIVKLTGGRSTRSNELVGDLQVEFGDQIPDSAAELPIEELCLIVDKAQQATGRTELGKTATALVSTMLSNTLPGTFGPSKARSHLQSRWRVGPHRQNAIFMSALPSTQSAGGRKEDAGEAMAFLDDIAAAYLEREGLEARQPMADSDAEAVTQRQAAERNDGLYQDFIEMLTMNMGRAATASDEDCPDTNAVDAGLSDLRDELGDTYAQGVASMFDVKKQRVYKSFWNWAPQDILRLSRMAFQPGRGAHQQQQPQESVEDLTTRIANRACGRSIDQLRFYLEEEETKGKDKENHEICRVLRSCMEACQLSLSQPPLFVDREPRQSPTIFITDNGDIEVRTVSRMPSGDSFVPVVRFFGAERKTAEAEEQRLISIYMEDLARARGPGLTFTGKSVLVTGAGRGSIGLSIVENLLRGGARVTIATRSYSADTTKMYADLYAKYGSRGSELRVVPFNQGSRRDVEALAAYCCGDARGDGGIDFVVPFAVMAESNRDLEDLDSHAELAHRVALVNVLRLLGAIVRNQRLGGRTTKPVTAVLPLSPNHGLMGGDGLYSESKRGLEAVFARWRSEGWHDYMALLGVVIGWTRGTGIMSDNDVLAPGVEALGVRTFSRGEMAAHIVTMMGCRVADACQSTPLIVDLGGGLAEIPNLKEAMTSIRRGLRDEAEIKIAIQREADLDNAVLTGRYPPGGTRKPTAGQGERESRLAPRAKLLLPLPTLPDYKTHIAPLARSLEGMVDLSRVVVITGFSELGPCGNSRTRWEMEKGTPLSLDGCVELAWMMGLIKHERRHLLGKDASPRSGWVDAATGEPVEDSEVGDRYREWISEHTGLRKIEPELCDNGYDPAKSASVHEVVVERDLPLFETSTEVAEELKRQHGNRVAVFTSTGAGAGHGTGAHSGASPTTVTVQIKAGATILVPKASQFSRSVAGQIPTGWSAKRYGIDEDLINQIDRATLYALVCTVEALLCSGIVDPYEVYQHVHISEVGSCIGSSMGGLSSLRKMHRDRFLGEQVQGDILQETFANTTGAWVNMLLMGSAGPLKTPVGACATSLEALDTGYDLLVRGKAKMCIVGGLDDFSEDVSREFGRMQATCNTDSELAAGRTPREMSRPAASSRQGFVESQGCGVQVLATAELALRMGLPVFGVVAYTSMAADGIGRSVPAPGRGILTNARERQAASVSGVTAAPSSSSSGATSPNKSLPSPLLDLRYRRRLRDQRLWLVDEELRHRKALLGHDASRTDGEGGLSGEQPHERTYWDERLAVLDEEARRQREDIVYSLGNDFWKADPTISPLRGSLATWGLSINDIGVASLHGTSTVANDVNEAAVIQQQMAQLGRLPGNLLPCVTQKWLTGHGKGAAGAWMINGCLQMMDTGLVPGNPNADDIEPELERHQQLLFPGVPIQVGDGERRIVKACSVTSFGFGQKGSQALLVHPRHLFATVSETCYEEYAEKRQRRWQRACRRLIEGMVEENMVRVQTAAPYITSQTAALLEPAKSLSAWP; from the exons ATGGCCAACTTATCATCCTATGCGGCTGGCATCCTCCCGGTAGCGACTGCAAGACTCCCGGTTGTAGTGCTTGGCTTGGGACCGGTTTCAATA gtcgtcatcttcctcatccGGCAGCTAGTATTCCATCCGCTGGCTGCCTACCCCGGTCCGTTCCTGGCAAAATGTACCGATCTCTATGCCGCGTGGCACGCGTGGAGGGGCACGCTTCACCTTGACATGTACCGCTGCCACAAGAAATATG GGCCGGTCGTACGTTATGCGCCAGGACGCCTGCTTATCAACAGCAATACCGCTGCCAAAG CCATCAGCTCACACGGCGCAAATGTCATCAAGTCCAAGGCCTACGGCGCGCTTGTCCACGGCGCGCCCAACACTCTGACCCTCCGCAACAAAAAGGAGCACGCGAGGCGACGAAAGATACTGAGCATGGCTCTCTCCGACGCCCAGATGCGCCTGTACGAGGCCAAGATGCTGGAGCACATCGAGGCGCTGTGCTCGAACCTTGACGACAACGCAAGCGCAACAACAAACGACTCATCAGATGAGAACGCGGCGCCATCTTCAAGAGCCTTGGACATGGCTGTTGTGTGCGAGCACTTGACCTTCGACGTCATCTGCGACATCGCCTTCGGCCTGTCTCCGAACACGCTCAAGAACGACAAGTACCGCTTCGTCCCGGCGTGCATCACCGAATCCAACGTGCGGATCGGTGCCTTGGTCCAGGCAAGCATCTTGTCCATCGCCAAGCTGGACAAGTATCTGTTCCCCCAGTCCATCAAGGCCCGGAACCGCTTTCTCGGCTTCCTCGTCTGGCTTATCAAGACTCGCAAGGGCTTGTCTCCCAGCCCGGGCGCCAAACGCAGCGACGTCTTTTCTTACGTGGAGACGGCCAAGAACCCAGATGACGGCTCGATGCTGAGCAGGGATGAGGTCCAGGCCGAATCGGCCACCCTCATTGTCGCTG GCTCGGACACGACTTCCACGACAGTCGCAGCAACACTGTTCTATCTGACCGGCAACCCTCGGGCATACGATCGGCTGCGAAAGGAGGTCAGAACCGCCTTCCGGTCCGCCTCCGAAATCCGTGCCGGAGACCAGGTGAACTCCTGCGTCTTCCTACGCGCGTGCATCAACGAGGCCCTGCGCATGTCGCCCCCTGTAGGCGGGGCGCTCTGGCGCGAGGTTCTTCCCGGGGGGTTAACCCTCGAAGTCGGGTCCCGAGGCGGCTCGCAGCCGAGCCAGACGGTCTTCGTGCCGcctggcgtcgacgtcgggaCTGGGATCTACAGCCTCCACCGTCATGAGGACTACTTCGACTCACCCTCGGAGTACCGCCCCGAGAGGTGGCTCGTCGCAGGAGAaaacggcggcggcgaccaggcTGACGGCGCCGCCACGGCGGAGGCCGTGGAGCTGGCATGGAGCGcattcttccccttctccagCGGCCAGCGAAGCTGTGTCGGAAAGGGCCTTGCGTATGTCGAAGCAACGTTGACCCTGGCTCACATCCTGTACAGGTTCGACTTTTGCCGCGACGAGTCGATGCCTGTCGGAGGAGAGTATATCCTCAAGGACCACGTCACATCCGCCAAGTCTGGCCCGTGGCTTCGCTTCACCAGAGCCGGGCGTGATAAAGAGCCGCAGCCGGGTGGTGCGGAGGACTCTCGGGCGGTCGAGTCTGAGATCCGTCTTGGCCACGGTAACAATGATGAggctactgctgctgctgttgctgctgctgccaacGCATCGTCTACCCTTGACGACGTGCCACCTCCGCTGAACTCACCTATGGATGCATCTTCCCCCCTGGAGCAACCTCGTGCGCATAGCCCTGTCCTGAGCTATTCCTCCAGATTCTCCTGCTCTGCATCTACCTGCTCGGAAGCTTCACGCCCGGAGTCAGCGTTGAGCGCTCCGGAGCTCGACAGCCCAAAAGGCGAAAGCACATCGCTGGATGACGCGCAGGGGATTGCTGTTGCGCAAGAAATGCATCCAGACACTCGTAGAGATCTCAGCCATATTCTCCTCATCGAGCTGCTTGC GATCGAGACGCAGGAGTGGATCGCCGAAGCCGTCCAGGCCGAGCGCATCATCGAGATTGGCCCGGGAAACACTCTGACGAACATGATGAAAAAGACTTTACAGGCCTCGGCGGACCGTGAAGACGCCCGCGGGATCCGTCGGCGGATACTGAGTCTCGACAGTGACCAGGACGACATCTATTACCGCTTCGATCCAGCCTCCGAACAGCCCGAGCACTCGGACGACAACGACCCTGGACTTGCTGGAATCAAGACAGAGTCTTCACAACAAACGGCCGGACCGGTCGAGACGCCCTCACGAGGTTCCTGTGGCGCATCATCCCTCGTGAACACGGCCCAGGAGCCGGCGGCCACAACCACCACGGCCATAGATGCAGCTCCAGGGGCCATGATTcccgacgaggccatcgctGCCTCTTCGGTGTTGGTATCCATAGTTGGAGCAAAGTTGAAGAAGCACCCAAGCGACATTGACAAGTCTAGTACCATCGTCAAGTTGACGGGCG GCCGGTCCACACGTTCCAACGAACTTGTCGGTGACTTGCAAGTCGAGTTTGGGGATCAAA TACCGGACTCCGCGGCAGAACTCCCCATTGAGGAACTGTGTCTCATCGTAGACAAGGCCCAGCAAGCAACGGGGAGGACCGAGTTGGGCAAGACGGCCACAGCCCTCGTGTCCACCATGCTCTCCAATACACTCCCCGGCACCTTTGGTCCTTCGAAAGCCAGGAGCCATCTCCAGAGTCGATGGCGCGTGGGTCCGCACCGGCAGAACGCCATCTTCATGAGCGCGCTTCCATCAACCCAGTCCGCAGGGGGCCGCAAAGAGGATGCCGGAGAAGCCATggccttcctcgacgacatAGCCGCTGCTTATCTTGAAAGAGAGGGCTTGGAGGCACGTCAGCCGATGGCCGATTCCGACGCAGAGGCTGTAACACAGAggcaggccgccgagaggAACGACGGGCTCTACCAGGACTTCATCGAGATGCTGACGATGAACATGGGCCGAGCAGCCACGgcgtcggacgaggactGTCCAGACACAAATGCGGTGGATGCAGGCCTCTCCGATCTGCGAGATGAGCTTGGCGATACCTATGCGCAAGGCGTTGCGTCCATGTTCGACGTGAAGAAGCAGCGCGTCTACAAGTCGTTCTGGAACTGGGCCCCCCAGGACATCCTTCGCCTGTCACGCATGGCTTTCCAGCCCGGCCGGGGTGctcaccaacaacagcagccaCAAGAATCAGTGGAAGACCTGACGACACGCATCGCGAACCGTGCTTGCGGCAGATCCATCGATCAGCTCCGGTTTTaccttgaagaagaagagaccAAGGGAAAGGACAAGGAGAATCATGAGATCTGTCGCGTGTTGCGGTCTTGTATGGAAGCGTGCCAGTTGTCCCTATCCCAACCTCCTCTGTTTGTCGACCGAGAGCCTCGACAATCCCCCACGATTTTTATTACCGACAACGGAGACATTGAAGTCCGCACCGTCTCTCGGATGCCGTCGGGCGATTCCTTTGTGCCCGTTGTCCGATTCTTCGGGGCCGAGAGAAAAacggccgaagccgaagaaCAGAGACTGATCAGCATCTACATGGAGGACTtggcgagagcgagaggaCCAGGGCTTACCTTCACGGGCAAAAGCGTTCTCGtgaccggcgccggcagaGGCTCCATCGGGCTGTCCATCGTCGAGAATCTTCTCCGGGGCGGCGCGAGGGTCACCATCGCCACGCGAAGCTACTCGGCCGACACCACCAAGATGTACGCCGACCTCTACGCCAAGTACGGCTCCCGGGGCTCCGAGCTACGGGTCGTCCCTTTCAACCAGGGCAGCCGCCGGGACGTCGAGGCGCTGGCAGCCTACTGCTGCGGCGACGCCaggggcgacggcggcatcgactTCGTCGTGCCGTTCGCGGTCATGGCGGAGAGCAACCGCGACCTGGAAGACCTCGACTCGCACGCCGAGCTGGCCCACCGAGTCGCGCTGGTGAACGTGCTGCGCCTCCTCGGGGCCATCGTCCGCAACCAGCGGCTCGGGGGCCGTACGACCAAGCCGGTGACGGCCGTGCTCCCGCTCTCGCCCAACCACGGCCTgatgggcggcgacggcctgtACTCCGAGTCCAAGCGGGGTCTGGAGGCCGTGTTCGCCCGATGGAGGTCCGAGGGCTGGCACGACTACATGGCGCTGCTCGGGGTCGTCATCGGATGGACGCGGGGCACGGGCATCATGAGCGACAACGACGTCCTCGCGCCGGGCGtggaggccctcggcgtgCGGACCTTCTCCCGCGGCGAGATGGCGGCCCATATCGTGACGATGATGGGCTGCAGGGTGGCGGACGCCTGCCAGTCGACGCCTTTGatcgtcgacctcggcggggGGCTGGCCGAGATCCCGAACCTGAAGGAGGCCATGACGAGCATCCGCCGCGGTCTccgagacgaagccgagATCAAGATCGCCATCCAACGGGAGGCCGACCTGGACAACGCCGTCTTGACCGGGCGGTATCCTCCGGGGGGGACCAGAAAACCCACTGCTGGCCAGGGTGAAAGAGAATCACGACTTGCACCGAGAGCGAAACTACTCCTGCCTCTACCCACGCTGCCTGACTACAAAACCCACATAGCCCCCCTCGCACGCTCCCTCGAGGGCATGGTCGACCTGAGCCGCGTCGTGGTCATCACGGGCTTCTCCGAGCTGGGGCCCTGCGGGAACAGCCGGACCCGatgggagatggagaagggaACGCCGCTGTCCCTCGACGGGTGCGTCGAGCTGGCGTGGATGATGGGCCTCATCAAGCACGagcgccgccacctcctcggcaaggacGCGTCCCCGCGGTCCGGCTGGGTGGACGCCGCTACCGGCGAGCCCGTGGAGGACTCCGAGGTCGGCGACAGGTACCGGGAGTGGATCTCGGAGCACACGGGCTTGCGGAAGATCGAGCCCGAGCTGTGCGACAACGGGTACGACCCGGCCAAGTCCGCTTCGGTCCACGAGGTTGTCGTCGAGCGGGACCTGCCGCTGTTCGAGACCAGCACCGAGGTGGCCGAAGAGCTGAAGCGGCAGCACGGCAACCGAGTAGCGGTCTTTACGAGCaccggggccggggccgggcaTGGGACCGGGGCCCATTCCGGTGCATCTCCAACCACAGTGACGGTCCAGATCAAGGCCGGTGCCACGATCCTGGTGCCAAAGGCATCGCAGTTCAGTCGCTCGGTCGCCGGCCAGATCCCCACGGGCTGGTCGGCGAAGCGCtacggcatcgacgaggacctcatCAACCAGATCGACCGGGCCACCCTCTACGCCCTGGTGTGCACCGTGGAGGCGCTTCTCTGctccggcatcgtcgacccGTACGAGGTGTATCAGCACGTCCACATCTCCGAAGTGGGCAGCTGCATCGGATCGAGCATGGGCGGCCTGTCGTCCCTGAGGAAGATGCACAGGGACCGGTTCCTGGGCGAGCAGGTCCAGGGGGATATACTCCAAGAGACCTTTGCCAACACGACCGGTGCTTGGGTG AACATGCTGCTCATGGGCTCGGCGGGCCCTCTGAAGACGCCCGTCGGAGCCTGCGCCACGTCCCTGGAAGCCCTGGACACCGGATACGACCTGCTCGTGCGCGGCAAGGCCAAGATGTGCATCGTGGGGGGCCTGGACGACTTCTCCGAGGACGTGTCGCGCGAGTTCGGCCGCATGCAGGCCACGTGCAACACCGACAGCGAGCTCGCGGCGGGGAGGACGCCGAGGGAGATGTCGCGcccggccgcgtcgtcgcggcAGGGCTTCGTCGAGTCCCAGGGCTGCGGCGTCCAGGTCCTCGCCACGGCCGAGCTGGCTCTCCGGATGGGACTCCCCGTCTTTGGCGTCGTGGCGTACACCAGCATGGCGGCTGATGGCATCGGCCGGTCGGTCCCGGCACCCGGTCGGGGTATTCTCACCAACGCACGGGAACGACAAGCCGCTTCCGTGTCAGGAGTTACAGCagcaccatcatcatcatcatctggTGCCACGAGTCCAAACAAGAGCCTCCCCTCGCCGCTCCTGGATCTCCGCTACAGGCGAAGGTTGCGGGACCAGCGTCTGTGGCTGGTCGACGAAGAGCTTCGCCACCGCAAAGCACTCTTGGGGCACGATGCTAGCAGAACcgatggggagggagggttgTCAGGGGAGCAACCGCACGAGAGAACCTACTGGGACGAAAGACTCGCTGTTTTGGACGAGGAGGCTCGTAGGCAGCGGGAAGACATCGTATACTCCCTCGGCAACGACTTCTGGAAAGCAGACCCGACTATCTCGCCGCTTCGCGGGTCCCTGGCAACATGGGGCCTGAGCATCAACGATATCGGTGTTGCTTCGCTTCACGGGACGTCGACGGTGGCCAACGACGTCAACGAGGCAGCCGTCATCCAGCAGCAGATGGCGCAGCTGGGCCGTCTCCCGGGCAACCTGCTCCCGTGCGTGACGCAGAAATGGCTGACGGGCCACGGCAAgggggccgccggcgcgtGGATGATCAACGGGTGCCTGCAGATGATGGATACCGGGCTGGTGCCGGGGAACCCGAACGCGGACGACATCGAGCCGGAGCTGGAACGGCACCAGCAGCTCCTCTTCCCCGGCGTGCCCATTCAagtgggcgacggcgagcgcCGCATCGTCAAGGCCTGCTCGGTCACCTCCTTCGGTTTCGGGCAGAAGGGTTCCCAGGCCCTGCTCGTCCATCCCCGGCACCTGTTCGCCACGGTTTCCGAGACGTGCTACGAAGAGTACGCGGAGAAGAGGCAGAGACGATGGCAGCGGGCGTGCCGGCGCCTGATCGAGGGCATGGTGGAGGAGAACATGGTTCGGGTTCAGACGGCAGCCCCTTATATTACATCCCAGACAGCCGCGTTGCTCGAGCCGGCGAAAAGCCTGTCAGCTTGGCCGTAG
- a CDS encoding Aconitase: protein MAVESSPSRFMTNVLSALKRIRGVDLDDARQSYRDGPGLDSSFTNLGQFFHFVDKELRSRDHVAEAEAIAHVAELCATDPELGGLGIVADAVGWGPDSASPASSTGSIHTDGPVLREVEFLVDAWLSAVSSREAASRQARPALRRRLGGTPSDAHPMTLTEKILAYHAFSLPSAKGVKPGDVVRVSLDWVIASEVAWLGMLHSMRSIGQQMQAWRNDRFWLTGDHAVDPRNYHLEKSQMLRREMETAKRGLKMTENQGSNYTILHTEFVRERAEPGMLVIGADSHTCSGGAVSSLSIGLGAGDNMIGLATGQTWFKVPESIRVNFTGKPAWHIKGKDVILSILRALRRNTFAADRVVEFGGPGAEYLSCDARFAICNMCTELGAITGIFVPDKVTRAFLDGRKSKVYKSNSVYFAPDEDAEYAAAFDIDLGRVEPSIAIYPSPDDVYPVTERLGMRFDGCFIGACTTTEEDLVLAALVLEVGMKRGLAIVPGKRLVVPGSRPIARNLRMLGLMDIYESAGFEQPAPGCSMCLGMGVDIAEEGSNWLSSQNRNFKNRMGKGSVGHICSAATVAAASFSMTLSDPTELLREVDESRYNELLEQCKAWRNRKHAAVPQKKHANGDIPEEDVEYVEPALTAATVQKGEAKLSQRGTTAPETTGGQLDGANAIQGRVFTMGDFVDTDAIIPAPFCSSPTDEALGSHCFEYVCPDFRDHVRQGYTVVVGGKAFGCGSSREEAARALKGIGVKCVIARSFSFIFGRNMPTIGLIGFVITDDEFYRLAGHGAEIEIDVQGRCVRVGGREFGFRLDDMELKLVENRGLAEAFRRHRKDVYDALCSGRGTSAEVPSPASLADVSMQRRKPEGLAW from the exons ATGGCAGTTGAAAGCTCCCCCAGTCGGTTCATGACCAACGTGTTGAGTGCGCTGAAGCGCATTCGTggcgtcgatctcgacgatGCGAGGCAATCCTACCGAG ATGGACCCGGTCTTGATTCTTCCTTCACCAACCTCGGCCAGTTCTTCCATTTCGTGGACAAGGAACTGCGAAGCAGAGACCATGTGGCCGAAGCAGAAGCCATCGCccacgtcgccgagctgTGCGCAACGGACCCCGAGCTGGGAgggctcggcatcgtcgcaGATGCCGTAGGATGGGGCCCGGATTCCGCCTCGCCAGCGTCGAGCACCGGATCCATCCACACGGACGGTCCCGTGCTTCGCGAGGTCGAGTTCCTGGTCGACGCCTGGCTGTCTGCCGTCAGCTCGCGAGAAGCCGCGTCGCGGCAAGCGAGACCGGCGCTGCGGAGACGGCTCGGAGGAACCCCGAGCGACGCGCACCCGATGACCCTGACGGAGAAGATCCTGGCGTACCACGCCTTCTCGCTGCCGTCCGCCAAGGGGGTGAAGCCGGGAGACGTCGTGAGGGTGTCGCTGGACTGGGTCATCGCCAGCGAGGTGGCCTGGCTGGGCATGCTGCACAGCATGAGGAGCATCGGGCAGCAGATGCAGGCCTGGAGAAACGACCGGTTCTGGCTGACTGGCGATCACGCCGTCGACCCCCGCAACTACCACCTGGAGAAGAGCCAGATGCTGAGaagggagatggagacggcGAAGCGGGGTTTGAAGATGACGGAGAACCAGGGATCCAAC TATACCATCCTCCACACCGAGTTTGTAAGAGAGAGGGCCGAACCCGGCATGCTCGTCATCGGGGCCGACTCTCACACCTGTTCCGGTGGCGCCGTCAGCTCCCTGTCCATCGGGCTGGGAGCGGGCGACAACATGATCGGCCTCGCCACGGGCCAGACCTGGTTCAAGGTGCCCGAGTCCATCCGCGTCAACTTCACCGGGAAGCCGGCCTGGCAcatcaagggcaaggacgtCATCCTCTCCATCCTGAGGGCGCTCCGCCGAAACACCTTTGCCGCCGACCGCGTCGTCGAGTTCGGCGGCCCGGGTGCCGAGTACCTGTCCTGCGATGCGCGCTTTGCCATCTGCAACATGTGCACGGAGCTCGGCGCCATCACGGGCATCTTCGTCCCGGACAAGGTGACGCGCGCgttcctcgacggccgcaaGTCCAAGGTCTACAAGTCGAACTCGGTGTACTTCGCccccgacgaggacgccgagtaCGCCGCCGCGTTCGACATCGACCTGGGCCGTGTCGAGCCCAGCATCGCCATCTACCCCTCGCCGGACGACGTCTACCCCGTCACGGAGCGCCTGGGCATGAGGTTTGACGGCTGCTTCATCGGCGCGTGCACGACGACCGAGGAGGATCTTGTTCTCGctgccctcgtcctcgaagTCGGCATGAAGCGAGGCTTGGCGATAGTGCCCGGCAAGCGCCTGGTGGTTCCGGGCAGTCGGCCGATCGCCAGGAATCTGCGGATGCTCGGCCTCATGGATATCTATGAGTCCGCTGGGTTCGAGCAACCTGCACCCGGCTGCAGCATGTGTCTCGGAA TGGGAGTTGATATCGCCGAGGAAGGGTCCAACTGGCTCTCTTCGCAGAACAGAAACTTCAAGAACCGAATGGGCAAGG GCTCGGTCGGCCATATCTGCTCGGCTGCTActgttgccgccgcctccttcagCATGACTCTGTCGGATCCGACGGAGCTACTGCGAGAGGTCGACGAGTCCAGATACAACGAGCTCTTGGAGCAGTGCAAAGCCTGGCGGAACAGAAAGCACGCTGCAGTGCCGCAGAAGAAACATGCGAATGGCGATATTCCAGAAGAGGACGTGGAGTACGTTGAACCtgcgttgacggcggcgacagtCCAGAAGGGAGAAGCAAAGTTGAGCCAAAGGGGAACAACTGCACCCGAAACAACTGGCGGACAACTTGACGGGGCCAACGCCATTCAAGGACGAGTGTTTACAATGGGCGACTTTGTGGACACGGACGCG ATCATTCCAGCGCCGTTCTGTTCCAGCCCTACCGACGAGGCTCTGGGCTCGCACTGCTTCGAATACGTCTGCCCCGACTTCCGCGATCACGTCCGCCAAGGAtacaccgtcgtcgtgggCGGAAAGGCGTTCGGATGCGGATCTTCCAGAGAGGAAGCTGCCCGGGCCTTGAAGG GTATCGGCGTCAAGTGCGTCATCGCGCggtccttctccttcatcttcggACGCAACATGCCCACCATCGGCTTGATCGGCTTCGTcatcaccgacgacgagttcTACCGGCTGGCgggccacggcgccgagatAGAGATCGACGTGCAAGGGCGGTGCGTCAGGGTGGGCGGCAGAGAGTTCGGGTTCCGGCTCGACGACATGGAGCTGAAGCTGGTCGAGAACCGAGGCCTCGCCGAAGCGTTCCGTCGGCATAGGAAAGACGTGTATGATGCGCTGTGCTCTGGTAGAGGCACTTCTGCCGaggtgccgtcgccggcctctcTGGCAGACGTTTCGATGCAGCGTAGGAAGCCGGAGGGGTTGGCCTGGTAG